The Terriglobia bacterium genome has a window encoding:
- a CDS encoding glycosyltransferase translates to MKICLVTAFPPSRRGLNEYGFHIAKELQRDPLLSLTVLADELPTPNPELEDFDVVRCWSFNELNNPVRLLRAIRRCKPDVVWFNLLFSTFGGKPLPAFAGLATPALSRLRGYYTHVTLHHLMDNIDLRDAGVRFPRVYRAAGYMATRMLLMANSVSVLLPAYRRTLMQRYSGENVHFRAHGILSARPEPPEFSLRGNPEHCILAFGKWGTYKRLELLIEAFRELSKGMPSVKLVIGGSNHPMTPGYVESVAEQVGNHPNIEFTGYVAEERIPELFRSASVLVMPYSSATGSSGVAHLACEYGLPIISAGVADFKEMAEDEGLAILFYETGNPRSLTSRLKELLDDAQLQKEMSEQNFSSALRMTMPQIIRQYLRSFDLHRRAKALEPISRFRRIPGWIPSRSAIFRAAAPRWTTWM, encoded by the coding sequence ATGAAGATTTGTTTGGTGACTGCTTTCCCGCCTAGCCGGCGGGGGCTGAACGAGTACGGCTTCCATATCGCAAAAGAACTTCAGCGCGATCCGCTGTTGAGCCTTACTGTGCTGGCGGATGAACTTCCCACCCCAAATCCAGAGTTGGAGGATTTCGATGTCGTCCGCTGCTGGTCATTCAACGAATTGAACAATCCCGTCCGCCTGCTGCGCGCCATCCGCCGCTGCAAACCGGACGTTGTGTGGTTCAACCTGTTGTTCTCCACATTCGGCGGAAAACCCCTTCCCGCCTTTGCCGGCTTGGCCACTCCCGCTCTGTCACGTCTCCGCGGTTATTACACGCATGTCACGCTCCATCATCTGATGGACAACATCGATCTCAGGGACGCCGGCGTGCGCTTTCCGCGCGTTTATCGCGCCGCTGGATACATGGCCACCCGCATGCTCCTCATGGCGAATTCGGTGAGTGTACTGTTGCCCGCTTATCGCCGCACGCTGATGCAGCGTTACAGCGGAGAGAACGTGCATTTCCGCGCCCACGGAATTTTATCCGCCCGGCCGGAGCCGCCCGAATTCTCGCTTCGCGGCAATCCCGAACATTGCATCCTCGCCTTCGGCAAATGGGGGACTTACAAGCGTCTCGAATTGCTGATCGAGGCCTTCCGGGAACTCTCGAAAGGGATGCCGAGTGTGAAGCTCGTCATTGGCGGATCCAACCATCCGATGACCCCCGGGTATGTCGAATCGGTCGCGGAGCAGGTCGGTAACCACCCGAACATCGAGTTCACCGGGTATGTGGCGGAAGAGCGCATCCCGGAACTATTCCGAAGCGCAAGTGTACTGGTGATGCCCTATTCGTCAGCTACCGGTTCCAGCGGGGTTGCCCACCTCGCCTGCGAATACGGCCTTCCCATCATTTCGGCCGGGGTCGCCGATTTCAAGGAGATGGCCGAAGACGAAGGGCTGGCGATCCTGTTCTACGAAACCGGCAATCCGCGGAGTCTCACTTCGCGTCTTAAGGAGTTGCTCGACGACGCCCAACTTCAGAAGGAGATGTCGGAACAGAATTTCTCGTCCGCGTTGCGCATGACGATGCCCCAAATTATTCGCCAGTACCTCCGATCCTTCGACCTGCACCGGCGGGCCAAGGCTCTGGAGCCAATCTCCCGGTTCCGCAGGATCCCGGGCTGGATTCCGTCTCGGTCGGCTATATTCCGCGCCGCAGCGCCAAGGTGGACCACATGGATGTGA
- a CDS encoding STAS domain-containing protein, producing MKRVPVFLNGRQARQFHDEVRPLLLIDRPQVVFDLAAVRQIDAAGIDMLLDCMTEASKRDGDLKLANLSPHAAVILELTRTDRLFEIYETATDAVKSFSSFLPNAVRQFYPGIGTAPTVAWKQSESQREAARREETAA from the coding sequence GTGAAAAGGGTTCCCGTATTTTTGAACGGCCGCCAGGCACGTCAATTTCACGATGAGGTTCGTCCTCTTCTGCTGATTGACCGTCCCCAGGTGGTTTTCGATCTTGCCGCAGTCCGCCAGATCGATGCCGCCGGAATCGACATGCTTCTCGATTGCATGACCGAGGCCAGCAAGCGCGACGGTGACTTGAAACTCGCAAACCTATCGCCGCACGCTGCTGTCATTCTCGAGCTCACGCGAACCGACCGTCTCTTCGAAATCTACGAGACCGCAACGGATGCGGTGAAAAGTTTCAGCAGCTTCCTTCCCAATGCTGTACGTCAGTTCTATCCAGGCATCGGTACGGCTCCAACCGTGGCCTGGAAGCAGTCCGAGAGCCAGCGCGAAGCCGCGCGTAGAGAGGAAACCGCGGCGTGA
- a CDS encoding tetratricopeptide repeat protein has translation MKKRFAVFIFCSLLILPAALLAQTFEIPGQTPQAAGKKSPAQKAGKRSVRSQETQSIGWGSSLQVGQLARAARQALAHNNPAQAATFAQRAVQTAPRDAKLWFLLGYTSRLANRNQASLDAYQHGLKLSPGSVDGLSGLAQTYARMGNIDQAKRLLMEIVSKNPRRQNDLLMAGELYMQTGDPRQGIRLLQRAEDIKPTTHAELMMAVAYLKLNQPSQAKQLLDKAKRRDPKNTAIFRAIANYYRGEHDYKSAIATLRSAPRMTPELLADLGYTYGLNGDKKQAADTYIRAANADPKQIGYQLSAAQALITGGQLEQSRQFIARAETLDANNYRLHAIKGFLARTEDRPADAIREYSQAIALLPQGGVPEGDLYPISLRLNLAELYRQQNDDANSRQQIVIAEQMVNKLNLQGAARAEFLRVRASIFTAEQNYTGAEKDLREAMRLDPSNTNITLQYANLLWKTNRKPESRKLYNAILAKDQNNHFALEALGYMAREDGDNNAAQGYFERYARAYPKDYVPYLALGDLYTAEHQYARANASYEEGYKRSPDNALIIANAANAAIAAQQIDLAGTWVARATGKAKDDARVMREDERYLFHKGKYLESAQLGYKVLQKLPRDRNGSVYLVYALYNLGRYDEVLTVAHRYENILPKEPNFPLLLGHVHKQVNLLDEAVNDYGRAIARDPKMVDAYVNRGYVRNDLQDPEESIRDFDTALKLEPDNGIAHLGLAFADLELRKGKSALDEVNTAEKLLGESGATHLARATAYRQMRLLDQAEKEYEVALKYAPDDLKLHMALADTQYYARHYPQAVQTLTAALRLSPDDPLIYSEMAHSYAQMHRRNETLQYVQAAERAGGDRSSIFLNTGEALMELGDQNGAMQRFARALQAPDADKVAARLLIARLFVRQGRYDDAREQVGLGFAEARVGEASPVTADDLIEAANVFLSMSDFDLAQLYFERAKAAGAADQVVAIGLANAYLAQGKSNEAQVQLASLGSPDDLQQNYDYNLALGSLYRQQHDNLRALGAYARANLVAGNDDVAERAMQDVAASEGMRVTDKLSVGGDFSLNGIYNDVTIYNLDRQLFGVTTPSHLPPPRAEYESRWMSDFKYHQFGLPVISGFVQLRNARGPYSVPSEALIVDRDTYDYSVNGALNPQLHLGALDLQFNTGLQYTWRRDHKDPVDLNQNLFRQFVYFSSNSLFDWVSFRGAAFHETGPFLDKPSSSRELGASLQFLVGRPWGRTQLLTGYSVRDLQFSPIIREFFTTTTSVGLQHRFGKKLKIAALGEYIRSWRAQDFSYFLAQGMRPAGQFEYDVNDRWNVTGNFSFSRGMGFHDYDNVQNSLLINYQRPLHRKMDDGGGEIPVEYPLRFSFGIQSANYFNFTGPGSTTLIRPVFQLGLF, from the coding sequence GTGAAAAAACGATTTGCTGTTTTCATATTCTGTTCCCTGTTGATTCTCCCGGCAGCGCTGCTCGCGCAGACGTTCGAAATTCCGGGACAGACTCCGCAAGCCGCGGGTAAGAAATCGCCTGCGCAAAAGGCGGGGAAACGATCCGTTCGGTCGCAGGAGACCCAGAGCATCGGCTGGGGCAGCAGTCTTCAAGTGGGACAATTGGCTCGTGCCGCGCGGCAGGCGCTCGCGCATAACAACCCCGCACAAGCCGCCACCTTCGCTCAGCGCGCCGTTCAAACCGCGCCTCGGGACGCGAAGCTCTGGTTTTTGCTCGGCTACACATCGCGACTGGCTAACCGCAACCAGGCTTCGCTCGACGCATATCAGCACGGCCTGAAATTGAGTCCTGGTTCGGTTGACGGTCTCTCCGGCCTTGCACAGACGTATGCCAGGATGGGGAACATCGACCAGGCGAAGCGCCTGTTGATGGAAATCGTCAGCAAGAACCCGCGTCGCCAGAACGACCTGCTCATGGCCGGTGAGCTTTACATGCAAACCGGCGACCCCCGGCAGGGAATTCGCTTATTACAGCGCGCCGAGGACATCAAGCCCACCACACATGCCGAGCTGATGATGGCAGTTGCCTACCTGAAATTGAATCAGCCCTCGCAGGCGAAACAGTTGCTCGACAAGGCAAAACGCCGCGATCCGAAGAACACTGCTATCTTCCGCGCGATCGCCAACTACTACCGTGGGGAGCACGACTACAAATCCGCCATCGCAACGTTAAGAAGCGCACCGCGGATGACCCCGGAACTGCTGGCCGATCTCGGTTACACCTACGGACTGAACGGCGACAAGAAGCAGGCGGCGGACACTTACATCCGCGCCGCCAATGCCGATCCGAAACAGATCGGCTACCAGTTGAGCGCCGCGCAGGCATTGATCACCGGCGGTCAGCTCGAGCAGTCACGTCAGTTCATTGCCCGGGCTGAAACCCTCGACGCCAACAACTATCGGTTACACGCAATCAAGGGCTTTCTCGCGAGAACCGAGGACCGCCCTGCTGACGCAATCCGTGAATACAGCCAGGCCATCGCGCTTCTGCCGCAGGGCGGAGTGCCCGAAGGTGATCTCTACCCCATTTCCCTGCGCTTGAATCTTGCGGAACTCTACCGCCAGCAAAACGACGACGCCAATTCCCGTCAGCAAATTGTGATCGCCGAGCAGATGGTGAACAAGTTGAACCTTCAGGGGGCGGCGAGAGCAGAGTTCCTGCGTGTCCGCGCCAGCATCTTCACTGCCGAGCAGAACTACACGGGGGCTGAGAAAGATTTGCGCGAAGCGATGCGGCTTGATCCCAGCAACACCAACATCACGCTGCAATATGCAAATTTGTTGTGGAAAACCAACCGGAAGCCCGAATCGCGCAAGCTCTATAACGCCATTCTCGCCAAGGATCAGAACAATCACTTCGCACTCGAAGCCCTCGGATACATGGCGCGCGAAGATGGCGATAACAATGCTGCCCAGGGCTATTTCGAGCGCTATGCTCGCGCCTATCCGAAAGACTACGTCCCGTACCTGGCACTCGGCGATCTCTACACCGCAGAACACCAGTATGCTCGCGCCAATGCCAGCTACGAAGAGGGTTACAAACGCTCGCCTGATAACGCGCTGATCATCGCCAATGCTGCGAATGCAGCCATTGCCGCACAGCAAATCGATCTTGCTGGAACCTGGGTGGCCCGTGCTACCGGAAAAGCCAAAGATGATGCGCGCGTCATGCGCGAAGACGAACGGTACCTGTTCCACAAGGGCAAGTACCTCGAATCTGCCCAACTCGGATACAAGGTCCTGCAGAAGCTGCCCCGCGACCGCAACGGCTCCGTCTACCTCGTCTACGCGCTTTATAACCTCGGCCGCTACGATGAGGTGCTGACAGTGGCGCACCGTTACGAAAATATTCTGCCGAAGGAGCCGAATTTCCCGCTTCTCTTAGGGCACGTCCACAAGCAGGTGAACCTCCTCGACGAGGCGGTGAATGATTATGGCCGGGCGATTGCAAGAGATCCGAAAATGGTCGATGCCTATGTCAATCGCGGCTACGTTCGCAATGACCTTCAGGATCCTGAAGAATCCATTCGCGACTTCGATACTGCGTTGAAACTAGAGCCCGACAACGGCATCGCGCACCTCGGGCTTGCTTTTGCTGATCTTGAGTTGCGTAAGGGCAAGTCGGCGCTGGATGAGGTCAACACAGCGGAGAAACTGCTCGGCGAATCCGGCGCAACGCATCTCGCGCGCGCCACCGCCTATCGCCAGATGCGCCTTCTCGATCAAGCCGAGAAGGAGTACGAGGTCGCTCTAAAGTACGCGCCTGACGACTTGAAATTGCACATGGCGCTCGCAGATACGCAGTACTACGCGCGCCACTATCCACAGGCCGTCCAGACACTCACTGCGGCTCTGCGCCTCTCCCCCGACGACCCGCTTATTTATTCCGAGATGGCGCATTCCTATGCGCAAATGCATCGCCGCAACGAGACCCTGCAGTATGTGCAGGCGGCCGAGCGTGCCGGCGGGGACCGCTCCTCGATTTTCCTGAACACCGGCGAAGCTCTGATGGAGCTCGGCGACCAGAACGGCGCAATGCAGCGTTTCGCGCGCGCACTGCAGGCCCCTGACGCCGATAAGGTCGCGGCCCGCCTTTTAATTGCGCGGCTGTTTGTTCGCCAGGGACGCTACGACGACGCTCGCGAACAGGTAGGTCTGGGTTTCGCCGAGGCACGCGTCGGGGAAGCATCGCCAGTGACGGCCGACGATCTCATCGAGGCCGCCAACGTATTCCTCTCCATGAGCGACTTCGATCTTGCGCAGCTCTATTTTGAGCGTGCCAAGGCCGCGGGTGCCGCAGACCAGGTCGTCGCCATCGGGTTGGCAAACGCGTATCTGGCCCAGGGGAAGTCCAACGAGGCACAGGTACAACTTGCGAGTCTCGGCAGTCCTGACGACCTCCAGCAGAACTATGACTACAACCTCGCCTTGGGATCGCTCTACCGGCAGCAGCACGACAATCTCCGCGCCCTTGGCGCCTATGCGCGCGCCAATCTTGTTGCAGGAAACGACGACGTTGCCGAACGCGCAATGCAGGACGTCGCCGCGTCAGAAGGGATGCGCGTCACCGATAAACTCAGTGTCGGCGGAGACTTTAGCCTCAACGGAATCTACAACGATGTGACCATTTACAACCTCGACCGCCAGTTGTTTGGCGTAACAACTCCATCGCATCTGCCCCCGCCGCGCGCTGAATATGAGTCGCGCTGGATGAGCGATTTCAAGTATCACCAGTTCGGATTGCCTGTCATCAGCGGATTCGTGCAGCTTCGCAACGCCCGTGGCCCCTACTCTGTCCCGAGTGAAGCGCTCATCGTTGATCGCGACACTTATGATTACTCGGTCAACGGCGCTCTGAATCCGCAGCTCCATCTCGGGGCTCTCGACCTGCAGTTCAACACGGGGCTTCAGTACACCTGGCGTCGCGATCACAAAGATCCTGTCGATCTGAATCAGAACCTGTTCCGCCAGTTCGTCTATTTCTCGTCGAATTCGCTCTTCGATTGGGTTTCGTTCCGAGGCGCGGCATTCCATGAAACCGGGCCCTTCTTGGACAAACCCTCTTCTTCGCGCGAACTGGGCGCGAGTCTCCAATTTCTTGTAGGCCGCCCATGGGGGAGGACACAGTTATTGACCGGCTATAGTGTTCGCGACCTGCAGTTTAGCCCGATAATCCGTGAATTTTTTACCACTACTACCTCGGTTGGCCTGCAACATCGGTTTGGCAAGAAGTTGAAGATCGCGGCGCTGGGGGAGTATATCCGCTCCTGGAGAGCGCAAGACTTCTCCTACTTCCTCGCCCAGGGGATGCGTCCGGCCGGACAGTTCGAGTACGACGTGAATGACCGCTGGAATGTCACGGGAAATTTCTCTTTCTCGCGCGGCATGGGATTTCACGACTATGACAACGTGCAAAACAGTTTGCTCATCAATTATCAGAGGCCTCTCCACCGCAAAATGGACGACGGCGGTGGGGAAATTCCAGTCGAGTATCCGCTACGGTTCTCGTTTGGAATTCAGAGCGCGAATTACTTCAATTTCACCGGTCCGGGATCGACTACTCTGATTCGACCTGTATTTCAGTTGGGTCTGTTTTAA